The following coding sequences lie in one Maylandia zebra isolate NMK-2024a linkage group LG14, Mzebra_GT3a, whole genome shotgun sequence genomic window:
- the nxn gene encoding nucleoredoxin isoform X2, producing the protein MKGEQRCQMKLWNKYKVTSIPSLVFVDASTGKIVCRNGLLVVRDDPKGLEFPWGPKPFAEVVAGPLLRNNRQTTDSSSLEGHYVGVYFSAHWCPPCRSLTRVLVESYRTVKESGQKFEIVFVSADRSEESFKQYFSEMPWLAVPYSDEARRSRLNRLYGIQGIPTLILLDTEGHMITRQGRVEVLNDPECRLFPWHPRPVLELSESNAVQLHEGPCLVLFVDAEEEGELEPAKELIQPIAEKLMAKYKAKEEETPLLFFVAGEDDMSDSLRDYTNLPEAAPLLTILDMSARAKYVRDVEEITPAVVEQFVGDFLAEKLKPEPI; encoded by the exons aTGAAGCTGTGGAACAAGTATAAGGTAACCAGTATCCCATCTTTGGTGTTTGTGGACGCCTCCACGGGGAAGATCGTGTGTCGAAACGGTCTGCTGGTGGTCAGAGATGACCCCAAAG gcctggagttcccctgGGGCCCGAAGCCATTTGCGGAGGTGGTGGCAGGACCTCTGCTCAGGAACAACAGACAGACAACAGACAGCAGCTCTCTGGAGGGACACTATGTGGGAGTGTATTTCTCAGCACACTGG TGCCCACCGTGCCGCAGTTTGACTCGTGTGTTGGTGGAATCGTATCGGACCGTCAAAGAGTCGGGCCAGAAGTTTGAGATAGTGTTCGTCAGCGCCGACAG GTCAGAGGAGTCCTTTAAGCAGTACTTCAGCGAGATGCCATGGTTGGCAGTGCCTTATTCAGATGAGGCTCGGCGATCGCGGCTCAACAGACTATACGGAATACAAG GTATTCCCACATTGATTCTGTTGGACACGGAGGGTCACATGATCACGCGACAGGGCCGGGTGGAGGTGTTGAACGACCCAGAGTGCCGGCTCTTTCCCTGGCACCCTCGGCCCGTGCTCGAGCTCAGCGAGTCAAACGCCGTGCAGCTCCACGAAGGGCCCTGCCTCGTCCTGTTTGTGG ACGCTGAGGAGGAAGGTGAATTGGAGCCAGCCAAGGAGCTGATTCAACCAATAGCGGAAAAGCTCATGGCCAAGTACAAAGCGAAGGAGGAGGAGACGCCGCTGCTGTTCTTTGTGGCTGGAGAG GATGACATGAGCGACTCTCTGCGAGACTACACCAACCTCCCCGAAGCGGCACCTCTGCTCACGATCCTGGACATGTCGGCCCGTGCTAAGTACGTTCGCGATGTGGAGGAGATCACGCCGGCCGTGGTGGAGCAGTTTGTCGGCGACTTCCTGGCCGAAAAGCTCAAACCGGAGCCCATCTAA
- the nxn gene encoding nucleoredoxin isoform X3 has protein sequence MKLWNKYKVTSIPSLVFVDASTGKIVCRNGLLVVRDDPKGLEFPWGPKPFAEVVAGPLLRNNRQTTDSSSLEGHYVGVYFSAHWCPPCRSLTRVLVESYRTVKESGQKFEIVFVSADRSEESFKQYFSEMPWLAVPYSDEARRSRLNRLYGIQGIPTLILLDTEGHMITRQGRVEVLNDPECRLFPWHPRPVLELSESNAVQLHEGPCLVLFVDAEEEGELEPAKELIQPIAEKLMAKYKAKEEETPLLFFVAGEDDMSDSLRDYTNLPEAAPLLTILDMSARAKYVRDVEEITPAVVEQFVGDFLAEKLKPEPI, from the exons aTGAAGCTGTGGAACAAGTATAAGGTAACCAGTATCCCATCTTTGGTGTTTGTGGACGCCTCCACGGGGAAGATCGTGTGTCGAAACGGTCTGCTGGTGGTCAGAGATGACCCCAAAG gcctggagttcccctgGGGCCCGAAGCCATTTGCGGAGGTGGTGGCAGGACCTCTGCTCAGGAACAACAGACAGACAACAGACAGCAGCTCTCTGGAGGGACACTATGTGGGAGTGTATTTCTCAGCACACTGG TGCCCACCGTGCCGCAGTTTGACTCGTGTGTTGGTGGAATCGTATCGGACCGTCAAAGAGTCGGGCCAGAAGTTTGAGATAGTGTTCGTCAGCGCCGACAG GTCAGAGGAGTCCTTTAAGCAGTACTTCAGCGAGATGCCATGGTTGGCAGTGCCTTATTCAGATGAGGCTCGGCGATCGCGGCTCAACAGACTATACGGAATACAAG GTATTCCCACATTGATTCTGTTGGACACGGAGGGTCACATGATCACGCGACAGGGCCGGGTGGAGGTGTTGAACGACCCAGAGTGCCGGCTCTTTCCCTGGCACCCTCGGCCCGTGCTCGAGCTCAGCGAGTCAAACGCCGTGCAGCTCCACGAAGGGCCCTGCCTCGTCCTGTTTGTGG ACGCTGAGGAGGAAGGTGAATTGGAGCCAGCCAAGGAGCTGATTCAACCAATAGCGGAAAAGCTCATGGCCAAGTACAAAGCGAAGGAGGAGGAGACGCCGCTGCTGTTCTTTGTGGCTGGAGAG GATGACATGAGCGACTCTCTGCGAGACTACACCAACCTCCCCGAAGCGGCACCTCTGCTCACGATCCTGGACATGTCGGCCCGTGCTAAGTACGTTCGCGATGTGGAGGAGATCACGCCGGCCGTGGTGGAGCAGTTTGTCGGCGACTTCCTGGCCGAAAAGCTCAAACCGGAGCCCATCTAA
- the mrm3a gene encoding rRNA methyltransferase 3A, mitochondrial has translation MAAYSRSMICLISMIERHAFLTTRSCVTVESKRYVRGLRRKPVRVLFPENETGKVVKVPQIQSDEPKIQRETKGRIISAGTQHHEERNSVRTRTDEQSATKHAFTVTKNEVDGLRYERASPGDKRLARLVSVARSRTFRDHQGKILLEGRRLICDALDAGAKPQTVFFSTVDRLRELPLDKLRRATLVKVKFEDIKLWSDVVAPQGVIAIFSRPDPARLNFASKGHSVHLSLICDNIRDPGNLGTMLRCAAAAGCHNALLTKGCVDVWEPKVLRAAMGAHFRLPIYPSLDWDDVENHLPKPVTVHVADSSGSPDRSREVEVNVSPEPSKAGDYGWVSSRPNRKNMEYEDYDSDSDSEHEGLSLPRVDTKLYYDSWAQSPTALVIGGETNGLSLEAVQLAEKTDGHRLFIPVVPDVDSLNSAMAASILLFEGRKQLLKLLQTSGKKHQCKAERQFP, from the exons ATGGCAGCGTACTCAAGAAGCATGATCTGCCTGATTTCCATGATAGAGCGACATGCTTTCCTAACAACCAGGAGCTGTGTCACTGTGGAATCAAAACGGTATGTACGCGGACTGAGGAGGAAACCTGTCAGAGTGCTGTTTCCTGAAAACGAGACGGGAAAAGTCGTAAAGGTGCCTCAGATTCAGTCAGACGAGCCAAAGATCCAGAGGGAGACCAAGGGAAGAATCATATCTGCAGGTACACAGCATCACGAAGAGAGAAACTCTGTCAGGACGAGGACTGATGAGCAGTCAGCTACGAAACATGCTTTTACTGTGACAAAGAATGAAGTGGACGGACTGCGCTATGAGAGGGCTTCGCCTGGAGATAAAAGACTGGC GAGGTTAGTGAGTGTGGCTCGTTCCAGGACATTTCGGGACCACCAAGGTAAAATCCTTCTTGAAGGCAGGCGTTTGATCTGTGACGCCCTGGATGCTGGTGCTAAAccacagactgtgttcttcagcACGGTGGATCGACTCAGAGAGCTGCCCTTAGATAAGCTGAGAAGGGCCACACTAGTGAAAGTCAAGTTTGAGGACATCAAGCTCTGGTCTGACGTTGTAGCCCCACAGGGAGTGATCG CGATATTTTCTCGCCCAGATCCGGCACGGTTAAACTTTGCAAGTAAAGGTCACTCAGTGCATTTGTCTCTGATATGTGACAACATCCGGGATCCTGGGAATCTCGGGACTATGCTGcgatgtgctgctgctgctggctgtcATAATGCCCTCCTCACAAAGG GTTGTGTGGATGTTTGGGAGCCTAAAGTTCTCCGTGCAGCAATGGGCGCCCATTTCCGCCTTCCCATCTATCCCAGCCTTGACTGGGATGATGTTGAAAACCATCTCCCTAAACCCGTGACTGTCCACGTGGCCGACAGCAGTGGCAGCCCTGACAGAAGTAGAGAAGTAGAGGTTAATGTGTCTCCTGAACCCTCCAAAGCTGGAGATTACGGCTGGGTCAGCTCAAGACCCAACCGCAAAAACATGGAGTACGAGGATTACGATTCTGATTCGGACTCTGAACATGAGGGACTTTCACTCCCCAGAGTGGACACTAAGCTGTACTATGACAGTTGGGCTCAAAGCCCAACTGCTCTTGTGATAGGTGGTGAGACGAATGGTTTGAGTCTAGAAGCAGTCCAGTTGGCAGAGAAAACTGACGGCCACAGGCTCTTTATTCCCGTTGTTCCTGATGTGGACAGCTTGAATTCTGCCATGGCAGCTAGCATTCTTCTGTTTGAGGGCAGGAAGCAACTCTTAAAACTACTGCAAACATCTGGAAAGAAACATCAATGTAAAGCTGAGAGACAGTTTCCATGA
- the glod4 gene encoding glyoxalase domain-containing protein 4: MALRRALHFVFKVGDRAKTATFYRDVLGMKILRHEEFEEGCKATCNGPYDGKWSKTMVGFGPEDDHFVAELTYNYGVGEYKLGNDFLGITLQSSQAVSNAKCLGWPLTEVGEALYLTQAPGGYPFYLVDKEQPHNDPVQKVCLGVSDLQRSTHYWSTLLGMKVMDKNEEKKTVLMGFADSQCKLELQDIGGMVDHGTAFGRIAFSCPREQLPVIEALMKKENQKILTPLVSLDTPGKATVEVVILADPDGHEICFVGDEAFRQLSMLDPKGNEFLDKAMAEDKSDEWFAKHNKQKTAA; this comes from the exons ATGGCTTTGAGACGAGCgttgcattttgttttcaaagttgGTGACAGGGCTAAAACTGCCACCTTTTACAGAGATGTTCTAGGTATGAAG attttAAGACACGAAGAGTTTGAGGAAGGCTGCAAGGCAACTTGTAATGG CCCTTATGATGGGAAATGGAGCAAGACAATGGTTGGCTTTGGTCCAGAGGATGACCATTTTGTTGCTGAACTGACCTACAACTATGGTGTGGGAGAATATAAACTTGGCAATGACTTCTTG GGGATCACTCTGCAGTCGAGCCAAGCTGTAAGCAATGCTAAATGTCTCGGGTGGCCTCTCACTGAGGTGGGAGAGGCTCTGTATCTGACTCAGGCTCCTGGAGGCTATCCTTTCTATCTGGTGGACAAAGAGCAACCTCATAATG ACCCTGTGCAGAAGGTTTGTCTCGGGGTATCAGACCTCCAAAGATCGACCCACTACTGGTCCACACTCTTGGGGATGAAAGTGATGGAcaaaaatgaggaaaagaagACGGTGCTCATGGGATTTGCAGACAGTCAA TGCAAACTGGAGCTTCAGGACATTGGAGGGATGGTTGACCATGGAACAGCTTTTGGGAGAATAGCGTTTTCATGCCCGCGGGAACaa CTGCCGGTTATTGAAGCCTTgatgaaaaaggaaaatcagAAAATTCTCACCCCATTGGTCAGCTTGGACACTCCTGGAAAAGCTACAGTAGAAGTGGTTATTTTGGCTGACCCT GATGGCCATGAGATTTGTTTTGTGGGAGATGAGGCCTTTAGGCAGCTTTCCATGTTGGATCCCAAAGGGAATGAATTCCTTGATAAG GCTATGGCTGAAGATAAAAGTGATGAATGGTTTgccaaacacaacaaacagaagACTGCTGCATGA